One window from the genome of Magnolia sinica isolate HGM2019 chromosome 4, MsV1, whole genome shotgun sequence encodes:
- the LOC131243463 gene encoding WEB family protein At1g75720-like yields the protein MMSSTMESEEGIVTVRRAEIDTRAPFQSVKEAVALFGERVLAGEVYANKLKEMRGAPGGTSHGPSKLGTVTAELKETKENLKKAKEEGEQLANCLTSLKEELEQTRRELQRLKSKESEKQPITFDSEIEDLKFVENTTQIEVQVPTVEDEGTEFQRRRYVKFADTPSFAQILNTEGGGQVLERYPSLKKKKKKPLIPLIAGIFSKKKGFQEASSPRAQA from the exons ATGATGAGCAGCACCATGGAAAGCGAAGAAGGGATCGTTACCGTAAGGAGAGCGGAGATCGACACAAGGGCACCGTTTCAATCCGTCAAGGAGGCTGTTGCACTCTTTGGAGAGAGAGTCTTAGCAGGGGAGGTTTATGCCAACAAGCTCAAAGAG ATGAGAGGCGCACCAGGTGGAACGAGCCATGGCCCATCGAAGCTAGGGACTGTAACGGCCGAGCTCAAGGAAACCAAAGAAAACCTAAAGAAAGCTAAAGAAGAGGGCGAACAATTGGCGAATTGCCTCACTTCTCTCAAAGAAGAGCTCGAACAGACGAGGAGAGAActccaacggttgaaatcaaaGGAGTCAGAGAAACAACCAATAACGTTCGACTCAGAGATTGAAGATCTCAAGTTCGTCGAGAACACTACACAGATAGAAGTCCAGGTCCCAACGGTCGAAGATGAAGGGACGGAGTTTCAAAGGAGAAGATATGTGAAGTTCGCCGACACGCCGTCCTTCGCTCAGATTCTGAACACAGAAGGTGGTGGGCAAGTTCTTGAGAGGTATCCatcattaaagaagaagaagaagaagccgtTGATACCGTTGATTGCCGGGATTTTCTCTAAGAAGAAGGGATTTCAAGAAGCTTCCTCACCAAGAGCTCAAGCATAA